The genomic interval tgaagggggagcgacatcggaagaaagcagcagttcagaggGAGCCACAGACAACGAGattgataaggtaagtcaggtacgatctcttcctcccgataaaatatttaaatttgttaaattattatctaaagattgttgcaaattagaaaaaaaattaaagaattaaaagtaattctagtaaactcttgtcaattagaagattttgataaattaaagttaaaaaatgataatttataaaaagaaataaaaaaacttaaaaaaaacataCATGCACATACAGTACAAgtattagaaaatataatttgaactggtattttaaatatcacaaagacaaattaagaaaatttcaaagaaatatgttcctaaaaattcttaattaatctagttggctggaacctatattagattccaaagtcttgtttaacttgaactttaattagacttagcgctttcagtgagaaaattaaacgttttaatttccttatgaggctttgtctagaaagtgattgttccttcaataatcaagaaggtctagtacctcgccacagcctggaagtcaaatattgaaataaaatatttaattgactaactgataaagtattaaaattgaaattagataatgctttgaatagttactcaatttttttttcaaaaattcataaaaaaatttatgcaaatctgtttaacttagaaaaaaaaaacatttttttaacttaaaggttttaagttattttataaacttgtactttaccaaaatgtattttatattttgcataaaatttttttaaaaacttggaaaaaaatttccttagaattttttttttcttacgtagaaatgttttttatttaaagttttttttatcagatttactttaccaaaatttctacaacaaattttttaaaaaaatttgtttaactgaggaaattattgattgtttcacaaaaaaattttacttagatttttttttttacatttttagtgTTATCAAAATTATTCTCAgtattttcaaaatcttgataaattttttaaaattatttgtaaatcagagttttataaaatttacccttagattattttatttttgtacccgattttttatgtgatcaaaagaggagaagggaagattaagtctaggggaagtagatttttagattttttaatttttgcacttgaattgtaaatttattgtttttattttatatttgtttaccctaacataacttaggttactcacatcaaaaaggggaagattgttggtaccccaaagttattttgatgtattcaaacaagttaagttaggtcctgttgtgtttaaccttatgtttaagtgtgcaggagcttaggaacataagaagtcgagcaaaagaagcATCTATGAGAAgggcggcacgggagagagctgacgggttcggtgcgtctaagggacgaagtgctgcagaagagtacgtgggcggacgagaaggaggtgtgtggtgtttccgagggacgagaagtcggagtggaaggttgctcgagaaagcCAAAAGttgagttcgagtgagccctattcaagatggtcaaaatcacccaagcgagtggagccggagcggaagacccggaccgaggcgagcagaaccaGAGTAGAGAGCTCggatcgaaaaagtcaaccaaaTTGACTTTGTGGATCCGGGCACCTAGATCCATTCCGGGCGTCCGGAACTCAAATATTATCATATTCGACGTGAACTTTGACCGACGTgtaggggatagaattatatctCACTCCAAGTgcatggaacccttccaggtgccccaacCAAGACTATTAATACAGCCTTAGTCTAGAAGCTAAACaacaacaagcattcttgcatCAACACTTGTACGCAtcttagttttcatttagcttctcattttctgtaTTTACactactgtaaagaggcttctccgcctgaaagagaatTTAGTGCTActccattccttggattaacaacctctctagttgtaaccaagtaaattctctgAGCCTCTATTTTTTCAGTTTATTTAAttgttttatgcaagtgttcttttaagtacgagaagggtttgttttgattttgtgtagggctattcaaccccccccctttctagccggccaacggtcCCAACAGCGTGCACGCGCGCTACcgaaactctatataaagggaggcCCAAGTATCGGCAGAGGTATGTGATATTCACTATTTACGCTAAAGTAGTCTTCTTGTTACTCCGCTTCATTCCTCATTGTCAgtgactaacttgagtgtcggagggtcaacgCTGGGGACCTCTTTcttggctcgacactgacgtagTTTTTATTGCAAATCCATGCGGAGTCCATAGAAAAACAATGTAAATACCACATCCATAACTTTTCATCTCTTTAACTTTTGGACATGATCAAATATCATATACGTTTGAACGAGATTGAAATATTCCACGGTATATCGCCTACAATTGCTACTCTCCCAATGTCACATCCCAGCCAGCTTGATTATTTCATGTAAATGATTTATTGAGCATATTTATATGTAGTTCAGGGGTGGCTATGTGTGTCTGTTGTCTCTTTGGACAATTTTAGTGGATTTATAACTTTTGATGGGTAGATAATGcggtaaaaataaatttattttttaaatatactaTTGGAGATGCCCTTAGTAGGCTCCACACATATATGCTTGGTAATCATCAAAACCGTTACACTTGCACCCTGGTGTTTTCCAAATAGCGAACGAATCAATATTGCTACTTGCTAATTGCTAATTGCTAATTGCCTAATAAAGATAGCTACATCTTCGTAAAAATTTCTAATTGCCTAATAAAGATAAAGAAATGTAAAAGAAAATCGATAACCCGCACGAAATAGAAATCCATATAAAAGCTACATTAATTAACTTGCAACTAAAACTACATCTGATCCATGATAATTTTGAATCACCACAATTTCAAAAGCACAAAGGTAAACTATTGCTGCTTCCTGTTCCCCTAATAGTTTACTGACATGATGTTTGAAATGCAGATAAGATGGACCCTAAACCATCTGCCCACCTCCTTCCCCGAACCAGGAAAAATATTATCAACAGCTGTTCGCCAACGGTCGACACGTGGACTCCAATCGAATCTAATGATCTTTCTGTTGGAACGGCAGCTTAGTTTGAATGAAAGGTTCCTGGATTAAAGAACGGGGATCGAATCTGAGACAAAGCATGTGGGAAGCACGCAGGGTGAGGAAGGGTGACGGATCATGATCCGTCATCCTCGAACTCCGGTTTTTGAGGGCAAAGGATAGGGAAGCGGGCATCGAGTAACAGTGCTGCAACAGTGGGGAGGAATATTCCTCGAGCAGCTCGTTGTGGCACTGACAATCACGTAAACAAAAACCAAATGATTACTGAAAAGGAGCTCGGAAAGAGAGGCGACCTGCTTCATGCATGCATCAGCATCCCACTGAAACTGCGTGCCTGAGAGATGCTGCTGTATTTTTCAAACTTATCCTGCAATTTCATCACCACGACCTCACCAAATCATGTTCAAATGATGTTGGTACAGAACCAGATAACGCCAACTGAAATAACTCTGGTGTGGGCATCAGCATTATATCCGACGACATGGTCCATAGCTACCAGCTGACAGTCAACTATTCAGTTTCAATGCGGAGCGAGCAAATGTAGTTCATGttaaaaagtaatttttatgAAGAGTTGCAATTGGCTTTGCTTTGTTTGAGAATCTAGCTTTGATGCACAAGCATAGGATCGTGCAATTAAGGATCCAAACTGAACACTAATGCTATCGATCGCCTCTTAATTTCACCTAGAATTGTCCATCATTGCATTAAATTAAGAAAACAAGATTTACCACATTCTCTGCATGTAAATTTCCCCCTTTGCTTCGTCTTTCTGGTGAAACTTCACAGCCGGCTTCTGTATCCCACCGGTAGGCCCGGCCGAGTTGAGATTCACCTCACACAGCGGCGGTCTCTTCCTCAGCTTCGCCGCCGACGACTGTGTGTTCACCATGTAGTTGGGGGAGCTCGACGAGCTGGAGCAGTACTTCCTAGGAGTAGCCGCGGCGTTGCTGTACCGTGGCGTACTGTGCGTTGTGGCCGGAAGCCGGCACCTCTCGCCGGTCGTCCACCACTCGTTCTCCGACAAGTGGAGACGGCTGGGAATCGAGATCCGAGCCGGAACATGAGATGGAAGTGGCGAAGTGAACGAATGGCGGTCAGCAACATCATCCTCTGCCGCAAAGAGATTGTTCCGGCAGCAAGATCTTAGCATTGGACTCCACGTGTCGACCTCGACGTTCTTTGGGCTTCTGGAGAACACGGCACCGTCGATGCCTGCCGAGAGCCGCCGGTTTCGAATGTCGATATCGAGCCTCTCCTGTAACGAAGGCAACCATTTGCTAAAGTCCTGAATAACTAAGCAGAATTAGGATTGACGACGTACCAAGGATCTCCTATGGCGGATCTCCGGTAGAAAACTTCTGACGTCGGAGATGAAATTCCGGGATCTTTGAGCTCGGACGGTGGCCTGAGCTCGGATCAGAGCTCGCATGCCATGGAGAATGGCTGCGGCTTGCTTGCGAACAAGATACCCTCTGACTAAAGCTTGCAGTTTGACCAGTGCTTTGAGAGCTCTGAGTGCTTTTCTTGCCTTCAAAGAATGCGAATTGAAGGCTTCAGAATCGAGCAATCACAGTTGATTGAATAGGCAGCAATGAATTCGATTCAGGAAATATATTCACTTTgataaagagctattaaaagctcTGTTTTTTTTTAGCAAAGAACAAGTAGTAGGAGACAAAAACAGAAATCAAGAGATCGTAGATTTGAAATACTGTGCGAGAATTTTTCACAAGTAATCCTTCTAAATATGACTTTTTTTAGAGAGAGAATATGTAAATAAAGGAAATTTTTACGGGAGTGAGATTATGCAATGAGAAGATTCACTACCAAGTAGCCCCTGAAAGCTGTTTGAATCCGTAAAGCCGCCGACTCGTAGGAGCCGACCAGCGCAGCTCTGTTTTCGGGGAGACGCACCGCAACAGAAGATGCGGCGGCAACTGCAATCGCGTGCTTGCTCTGCTCTTTCTTGCTTTCGGCGTAGAAGCACTTGAACCACGCCGCCTCGATGGCAGCCGCCGAGGCGCCCAGCGTCGCGTCGCCGGAGTCCAGCGACGACTTGCGAAAGCTCCACCTTTTCCTTTCCACTCTCGCCTCGCCGCGATCGTAGCTGGAGAAGTCCttggcctccttcttctccttactCCCACTCCAGAGGTTGCCAAACCACCGCGCCGCCCGGCCCATTTCCCAGCCGCCGGAAATCAATCACGATCCTgaggaaagaaaagaagagcCACGTTGATGTTATAAAGACAGAAGATAAAAGTAATCATCACGATCAAGAATAAATTCAAATCTTGAGAAAAACTAAACCTCAAATAATTAACCCCTACCTCTCTTTCAAGTGGTAAAACTCAAAAGAGAGAAGATAAAAGTAATGCAAAGATCAAAAGCAAGCATCTGCAAAGTTTAAAGAACGGCATTAGAAGACAAAGAACTTCACTTTGCATTCCCCCACCACCCTTCCACTTGATCGAATTCTGTCAGATCCGAGGTAAAACGCGCATATCTCCATTACAAAgaccaaaaaaaaacacaatataTTTTTGAATCAATTCGGAGCTGAAAACTAAATGCTCGGATTCCTACGTTTGTATGAGCTCCAGATGTCTCTGCGAAGCGACAGAGGCGAGATCAAAGAAAACCTCGCAGTTCTAAACGCTCGCGTCGCGTCTTCCTCCCAATTTTATAACGAGAAATCTATCCGTTTGAAATATTTAGACGCCGACAGTCTCGATAATTTCCCTCTCGCTGCATTTATTTGCCCTCAATCATCCGCACGGCATGTGCCGTGGCTACCGCTCACATTCAAGGAGTTGCTCTGAGTGCGTGGAGAACGTACCAAAATGAAGAGCGGGAAAAGGGAGGCGCAGCCTCCTCTGCTCTGCTAAGGACTCCGATGCCTATCAAACTAGAGAAAGGAAAACAGAGAACGCTTCCTCTTTTCTCGCAGCAACGCCGTCGTCGCCGCCGCTCTGTTTGAAATAGAGTGGTTTTGGCGGCGGAGAATccggagagaagaagaggaaggatttttctaaaaggaaaaaaaaacgcaAATTTGATTACGGTTTCGTGATGTAATCGATCCTAAATGCCAAGGAAGCGGATCCTTCGGGTTAACTTCGCCGGATTCTTCTCCAATCAATCAGTAAAAAATTCCTTGGGTCAAAACTCATTTATGAGGGAAATTGTTTGGCAAGTGGCAACGTGTTCTTCTTTCTCGGCCTGCGCGTCAAATCAGCTGGTTTAATAACAACGAAAGTTTGGATACAAAATTGCGGGTGATCTGTATACTAATTAATGAATTAAgagaatgataataataaaaaagatgtattgaaaaattaattttcataatcgAATAATATGGACACGGAcggatattttaaaaattaattttttgagtgAATAAAATTTTAATGTCTAAGATTAGTAAGGAAGGATTAATCCGGTATAATAGAAAGAAAGAATGGGCTTACCTACAAGTTAGGCTTATGGATGTGAATATATAAACACTAACTCAAATATATGCTTGAACGTCAATTTATATGAAACCATTTAAGGAATTATGAGAAATTGATCTGGCAAAATTAATTAATGTGTTCAATAACAAaagtaattaataattaattaattaaagcaaTTAATTGTTTACCTCTTGGCATATTCCTATTAATTGGTGGCTCATCTTTGGGTATGAGGTAGGATCTCTTGGACCATTTTTTTAGTCCAGGGGATGTGCGACTCGCATTTACGGTCAGGTCATGGTCATGATCCGGCCGCAAATGGTTATGATCCCTTTTTGGATTCATCGTCCCCactaggttatagtttttgttcggagcgggcaGCCAGAGACCGTCCGGAGAACACTCTCGCTCGCCGCCCAGTAACCTAGCCATTTATCCACCACCGGAGGCCCTCGGGCAACCTCCAGCtgtccgctccgaacaaaaactataacctagtAGGGACATGAATCCAGGAAGGGATCACAACTATTGACGGTCGGATCGCGACCACGATCCAATCACAAATGTGAGTGACACATTCCCTATATCACAAAAAAATTGTCCAAGAGATCTGTGCTCCTTTGGGTATACCCCCTCAACCTTATAAATAGTTCTATTTGTTTCTTACCCAAAACACAATAAGGAATCACAAGCAAAACAAATTGTGAATTTTCTTCTCTACGTCTCCTCTCTAAAAGAGTTTCAAGATTTTGAAAATCTCCCGGGACTTAAAATTTAGAGAGCTACTATTTTAAGTCATAGGTTATAATTTTCTGAAAATGATTGCCAATAAATTATAAGTACTTAAGTGAGATAAtatcattttataaaaaaaaaattagtcttCGTCTCAACCTTAACTCTCTCATCCAAAGAGATAAACTCACTCGAAAGGTACGTGTATTAACATTTGCAAAGGTGTTCGACGACCGACAATATCAAACCGATGATTTCAAGTTAACGGTCGACAAGACCAAGTATGTGACAATGATACCGAGAAGGAtacattgaaaaaaataaaaaggattaaaTCCATATTGTCATATCGAGCTCCATTAATTTGAGTCATCGGCTTATCTAGAAGATGCTTGATGGTGGCAAAGAAAATCATGGGTCCACTGCTACCAAAGAAAAATCAGAGAAATTCTCAACAATAGTCTTCAGATGGAGGCAATAAAAGATATATTAAATTCTATCTTGTAAGGTTACTATAAAAAAGATGCCTTCAAATGGACGATAGAAATATATAATAGATATAGATTAATATAATGATGGTTAAGACTTTCTGAGAGTCGATCACAAAACTGAGGATGATGAATTTTAATTATCTAAAATGAGGGGTCAATGGAAGACTTCAATAGAAGTTCTTGTTGAagatatgtgaatggagaagaagtgGAAAAGGCATGGagttccattgtgaatgagactttagtcccatattggGAGCTTTAAGGTAaattagttggtttatattgattcacatgctttGATGTTGTAAACAAATATATGGGGAaaaactttctctctcttttcaaGGCAATTTTGTCCAAGTAGAACAATTAATATTTTGTCACATAAAttttttgctgcttgtgtaacagatgcattaaacTAAGATTAATGTAGAATCAAAATAGTCAAGCATAGCTCATCGAGTAacgatctgagctcctatataaggagactgTGATCATAGGAAAAAAGATAACACATAAAAAAAAGGTAGCAGAAGCTCTTCACCTACGTCCCTCTATTTGTCGTGCAATTCTTTCTCGTCGGGATGCCCCTGATAGTATACGGGTACCACTTAGTTCGCCATGATCACTTGTGCTTGGTGAAAATCACGGTTAGCCGttatatcctgggaaacagacaacTCGAGAAAGTCTCGAAGCACAACTAAAGGTAGGACGAATTTGTTTCAAGAAAACTGCATATCACAGGCCTCGATTCACACATCCAGCCGCTCGCATCACTCACACGGTCGCAACTCTTGCTCGGCTGAATAGCCCATTCGGCCGCCTCGCTCAGTCTCTCTGCTTGTCCGACAACTCACATTCACTTGCTTGACAGCTCGTTCTCTTTGCTAACCCAGTCGCTCGCGTCACTCACTCCACCACTCGGTCTTTCTGCTCGGCCGATCGTTCACTCACTCTGCCACTCGGCCTCTTTGCCCAGCCAGCTCCAGCTCGCTCGGCAGCTAGCTCGCTCACTCGGCAACTAGCTCACTCACTCGCCCTTTCTGCCCGAACGACCTCCAGGTCACTCAGTCGTTCAGCTTGCCCGGTCGACCTCCTGCTTGGCCAACCTCCAGTTCACTCAGCTGCTCACCCAATTCGATCAGTCGCTTGTTCGCTCGTTCATTTGGCCGCCCTGTCATTCATTCGGTGGCTTTGCTACTCTGCCCGACCGGCCACTTGGTTGCTTCGTTCGCTCGACTGTGCATTCACTTGGTCGCCCCGTTTGCCCGCTTGGCTTCTTTGCCTAGTCAGCCCCAGCTTGCTCGGCCGTCTACTCGCCCTGCGAGTCGCTCGCCCGGCCAATCATTAAGTTCGCTTGCCCAACTGGACTCTTGCTAGAAACTCGCTCGGCCACTGTGAACCTGTGTTCGACACTTAACAAATATCAATCCCTGTTGATAATTTAAGATTATCAACTTAGATCATTTCAAcggataaattaaatttaaatttatatatttaaatttagctaaatttcTAAAATCTCGTACAGATTATTTTATCCAGTTCTGGCCCAAACATGAGTCTGACTCAAGACAAAATTGTCAAAATATATGAGGTAGAATGATTACAGCATGCATGTTACAATTGACCAAGAGCCTGAGTCTAACTTCTATTATGGTGCAGCCAAAAGAATTTCTTACATACACCACTTCAAACGTAACCACAGGACGTCCTTGGCGTTGAACGGGCAATTGTACAATCTTGGCTCTCGTACTCACTAGGCAATGAACTCACGTTGGTTTATGTGCTCAATGTGTAATAAAATTCTCTCCATTCTCGATATGAAGACTTACTGATAAATGGTTGTGGGAGGCCCTTGAAGTATTTTAAATAATACTGGAAATGTGATTGAAAAATCAACTAAGCAAGTCATTTATGGTGACCTAGGAAGAAAATAGACGATGCTGTTTGAGGAATGTCTCTTAGAGAAGAGCAGCATTCGTCAATCGACTGTATGCTACTCACctaaatcaaaataatatcatatgtGAGAGCTGCACATCAGGGAAATGATAAAGGTCATGATGataaattttaggaatattctaaaAGTTGTGAGAAATTGTCCTTTCAGGGAGCCATTAGACCATTGAGGTAGGGATGAAAACTCTCTATAAGTCATAGAAAGGTTATAAACCTTCTTGTGGACCCAATAAATATGAACTGATCGAATAAATATGAGGGTATTTTTGGCTAAGATGCAAATACTTCAATTGGGACCAAAAGAGTTGAATGCATAAAAATAAATCTGATAACAGTTAAAATACGTAGCTAAGAAGCTACGAGAAGAGCATTAATATAGaatgataaattttaaatatttgttaaatataaattttaaatctctaCGGGTTAAATTTTCATTAAATATATGGATCCGCTAATTGAAAAGGCCTACTAAGAAATCATGTATATTACATTTTGGTGGTGAAATTATTAttagattaaagttcatcagttttgttcaaatttgaattttgatgtttaatAATATATAGAAATTATAAATACAATTATTCATTAGGAAAAAAATGTGTGTATGTCTCCTCTAGTTAAAGATTGATAAGTTCGAAGTGAAAGAGTAGTTAAgtaagtcaaagttgaccggatacttaatcGAGAAAATCCTAATTGGAGGTTCGGTAGAGGCAAGATAAACAGTATagttggaagaagaaaaaaaactaagtcggtcacattgattggacacttggtaTGAAAAGTTCCGATAAATGAAATCggacagtg from Zingiber officinale cultivar Zhangliang chromosome 6B, Zo_v1.1, whole genome shotgun sequence carries:
- the LOC121989380 gene encoding protein IQ-domain 26-like; the protein is MGRAARWFGNLWSGSKEKKEAKDFSSYDRGEARVERKRWSFRKSSLDSGDATLGASAAAIEAAWFKCFYAESKKEQSKHAIAVAAASSVAVRLPENRAALVGSYESAALRIQTAFRGYLARKALRALKALVKLQALVRGYLVRKQAAAILHGMRALIRAQATVRAQRSRNFISDVRSFLPEIRHRRSLERLDIDIRNRRLSAGIDGAVFSRSPKNVEVDTWSPMLRSCCRNNLFAAEDDVADRHSFTSPLPSHVPARISIPSRLHLSENEWWTTGERCRLPATTHSTPRYSNAAATPRKYCSSSSSSPNYMVNTQSSAAKLRKRPPLCEVNLNSAGPTGGIQKPAVKFHQKDEAKGEIYMQRMW